The Lytechinus variegatus isolate NC3 chromosome 1, Lvar_3.0, whole genome shotgun sequence nucleotide sequence CATACATTGTctgggaggaaaaaaaatgaaactcctAAATGTATATTACTCACAAGATTCCCAAATAACTCATTCATGTAAATCAAGAAcacctttttttaaatccagCAAAACTCTTTTATGAAGAAAATTGAAAGCATTAATACATGATTCAAGAAAGTGACTATACTGGTGCATAACAATCCTTTGATCTGAGTTGTAAAAAACAACAGAACAAGAACAATTATTGGATGCCTTCATAAGAAATGATTCCATTAACAATGACTGTTTGGTCAGACATGTGTGAATGCATTGTAACTTGGCAGACATtacattcaacaaaattaagtGACAAATAGCAAACTTCTTTTTCAACATCACATAATATTAATCGCAGGCAAGCATGGTTAAAActaaattgtattattttttgttctttgtaTACTTTTTATGACAAATGATGAACATAGTGAAGCATGAGAGGCAATCTACtgaaattcttttaaaatgtcCCCCAAATAATAGCACACCATACTAAAAAATGTACTgcaatatcataactttgaaatcaatttgtattttaaggGAAAAGAAGGGGGAATGAGTATACAGAACTATGCCCCATCCCAGATTCAGCCATCATTTTTTTTGACAATGCATTAATTGCACTGAATAATTTAGAACCAAATGAATAATTGCtccttcatacatgtacatacaattgTCTCActttaaatgttaaaatttaACAGTACTGTTATTCTTAATGGaattaaaaaaggagaaaacatTTGCCTTGTAAAACTATCAAAACATTTTCCTTGTTAAAAGATGAGCAGTATTCCCCTACACTTGACATAAAAACCATCATGCAATTCTACAGCTTTCCTACGACATATATCAAATTGTCAACACATCAACTTGAATAAAGTTGACATTTATTTCAAGTGTACATTTTCTAGCATagtttgtttacattttctGTTAgctatacatttttttgtacataaattgtTTATTTACAAAGGCATATCAAGATACATACAGTTTATGAAACAATAATACTTTGTAAGCAGAATGCAAGTACCTGTatacaaattggcaacactTAATTATAACTTGCtgtgcttgaaaaaaaaactatagaGCAAGTAGTAATACAGTTTGCACTATGGCAGCTCTGTATAGATACTCTACATTTTGTCATGACCTATATTTGGTTAGATTCGGACTTGGTGCCCActtaaaacagaaataaaacgaaaaaatgaagaaaattataCGCCACAGAAAGAAATTGCTTGATGCTTTCAGGTACTGAATTATGTCATATTAAGACCAAAGAAACTAAAATGATAATGGCAAAAAATTTATTTCAGATTCTCTGGGAGTttaaatagaaacaaaaatcatataaaagaaATGCCAGTTCTCATTAAATAAGTTAAAGCTGTCATATAGCTGTAATATACAGCACCTTAACAGTGGAGTTTAAAGAACTTTGTCTCTTAATATCAACCCACAAGAGTTTACAGGTATGTTTATCAAGCTGAATGAGAGAAACAAAAGAATACAGagttatttttcatctttcacccAATGATCAGAAACCCCTGCCTCTCTGGATTTACCATGCCACATGAAAGACATCATATTTTACTGGACAACTTGGCCATAAATGTACTTCAATCAATGTAGCTCGGTCAATCtatgatcaaaatcaatgaCGACCAGTCCCATGGTTAATGGGGATCACCATCACCACATCATTACATTGTCATTCAATTCAACATTGTTTATGATCAAGAAGCAGTTAGCATGGCAACCATTACTGTTGACAACCTTGATGAAATGACACAAAAATGACTTCCTTTTCTATTACTTTTACACGCATATTTGCATCAAGGATCGGTTAAACAGAACAGGGTCGAGCGAATCATAAACCTCACTTTATATCATGGAGATTCAAAACTTTCATATTAGTTTTCCATGTCAAATCTAAAATTGTTTTTGTACAAATCCATAAAGCTGTCCACACCTAATACTTTATTCACTGAAGATCATACGTTGGCCGGGGCCCCTTTAGGATGCGAAGAAAAATTACATAGTTTTGCATAAAACTGTGACCACGATCTCATGGTTTTGCCTGACCAAACCCAAACACTGCTGGTTATTCCCACAATAAGCATCAtcaaatatttaacaataaaaacaagatAGTCTGGCCCTGGCAAATTGAGAGATTGTACAAATTCTACAGGGAACCACTTTGGCAAATCTTGAAGTTGGGGGCATGCGAAGCTTAGGCGGTGGCAATTTCCTAATTTCCAGAACACTTCCCATAATTCCCTATTTGCTTGTTCATAAATGTAGCATCCAATGACAATTGTGGCTGGGACGGTGTAAAGCAATGAGAAGATACCGATCCTGATCATGAGTTTCTCTAGCTTATCCGTCTTGTTGCCATCGCTTTTCATGAAAGTTCTGATTCGGAACAATGCAATAAATCCAGCACACAGGAAAAATGATCCGATAATTAGATAAACAAAGAGTGGTGCAAGAATGAAACCCCGCAATGCATTCATATCGCGAATTCCAGTATAACAGACTCCTGAAAGGGGATCGCCGTCGACTTGGCCAGTAGCGAGGACTCCAATAGTTTTCCCGGCTGGAATGGACCAGGCAGCGAAGTGGAAGTATTGGGAGTTACGTTCGATGGCTTCGTGGCCCCATTTGAGTCCTGCAGCTAGGAACCATGTGAGACTGAGGAGAACCCACCACAAACATGATGCCATCTGGAAAAAGTAAAGTAACATGAAGAGGATGGTGCACCACTGTTGCTTTGCGCCCTGGACTAAAGTAGGTTCCCCACCAGGAAGGTACGGTCTGTTACATGCAACTTTATCTTCCAAAAAGAATCCTGCGATGAAGACCACCGAGATCACGAAATAACATCCGGAGAGAAAAATGATGGGTCGTTCTGGGTAGCGGAATCGGCTGCGGTCAATGAGAAAAGTCAGGACAGTGAACAGTGAGGAGGCGGCACAGACAAATGCCCAACATCCTACCCAGTATCTGGCAAAGTTCTGTTCTCTAGGGGTGTGGAAGTACATGTTGCAAGGAGCACCACAATTTTGGGCCCTCATGAATGTGTAATCCCAATCACTATCCACCGTCAGTTGGAGAGGGCAAGTAAATGGAACATTTTTAGTGACCGACGGTTCGGTCGACTTGGTAGTGTTTGGGGGTTTGGTGGAGGGTATGGTAATGCGTTCATCAGTACGATTCCGATCAAAACACAATCCTGCTTCTGGAAACTGGTCGCAGGAAAGACTCGCAGGCCACGAAAACCCAAATTTGTTCATCAGGCTTTCGCATCCATTCTTGGCACTCAGGCACAGCGATTTACACGGGGGTAATGCCGAATCGAGCACTGTACACACTGGAGCATACATAGAGCACAAGAAATTCTTCAAATCCTCCGAGCACTGTACTTTGACGAGAGGATAGAATTGATGAACCTCAAGACCAGCATCTTCTTGGTGTTGATGATTCAAGAGGTTTGGCATGATCGTCATGTTGTACGGCATATCCTCACATAACGGGATTGTTATGGCTTCACATCGCCCGTGTGTAATACCCTCGTTGTAATCAAACTGTTGTGCATTGGCAGCGCCAAAATGAAAAAGCACCACCATCAATGTCAATGAAAATTCGACGGCAATATGCCGATTTCCTCTCATCAACCAACCCATCTTCACACTGAATATCTTCTGCAGTATTCCAATAATACAGATCTCCTTCAATACAGGTAGAAATTCGACAAAATGATGAAAGTATTTGGCCTCAAGATGAAGCTTGTATCCTCCCTCGGTAAGATAGGCGTTCGACCAGGCATCAGCTTGGTACCAAAATCGTCGCACCAACAACCAAGCCCGGTCTTGTGTGTATGAATGCTCGTAGACGGTGATCGGCAGGCTGGCTTCTCAATTCGCTCGCACCCCAACCACAGCAGAGGGCAAGTGTATTATGGCTTCTATGCGTGACGTCACAAGGGAGGAGCCGTGTTTGGGATCCCAAATTTGCATACGGCGCTACAATCTCCTTCTTATTTTGCGATTTATGTCACCGTTGATGCAAATCGTCTTAACAGTAAGCTTCCAATAGATCCTTCCTTATTTTTGACCCGTctgatttatttgaattttccCATTATTTCTAACAGAAATGAGAGGTGAAAAAACGTGCCTGTCGCTAACCAATTAGTGACTGACCAATGAAAACGGAAAGAGCAATCCACGTGATTCGTGCGGACAAAAGGGTTTTTAGCAGGTGCATCCATGCTTTCTGCATATGAAGAGTTGTTGGGTCAAATTTGGAGCGAACTGTTTTGAGTTCATAACTTTCCCAGCCTGTCTGTGGTGATGGTAATGTCATCTGTCCTACTTCAATAAATCCATTGACAGATCAATAGTGCCTCTTcagaaagtgattttttttatttgaacatgaTGATATTGTCTTCTTAaatataattgtcatttttgacGTCACATTAATAATTACGATGCATTCCAATTATCTGTTTACTTTTCTTGCTTTGATTGCTTGATGAAGTTGAATCAAAACCTAAATACATtgtgtgttatttttttcatatatatatatatatatatttttttttttttcattaatatatgAGGGAATTCACCTTGAAGTTTATCAGATCTACATATCGCCTGGTTTACATATGCTTTCAGTGATTAAATACACGTTCCAAAACCAATCTGGTATATCAATATGTTATCAATCACTCAGGTATTTTCAGCTTCAATGCGCGTAAATTAATATGTTAAAAGTATAGATTTGCTCAATAGatgtaataaataaatgaatacatgatATAAGAAATGACAACTCATTGAACCAATACTCATTGCATAAATATACTCAACTTGTTgatataattttatgtaaaaaaaatcagtgcaAGATGTGGATTTACAGGGCCAGGGAAAATGTATGTCCAAATCAAGTTTTCATCAATGAAAAGATTTTGATGATgaaccatttttattttttctaaagtATCGAACCCTAATGTTCAATTTGTTCGTCAGATTATGGTGGTTTTATAGAATTTCGCTTTTAATTATAAACTAGTCGACAtgcactaaacatgctaaataaaattaattcgGTCACGGGGTATTCACTTTGATCGATctttaatattaataaataaatatgcatATGAATTGAATAGTGAAatgtaaagcaaaatttcaaaacTGGGATAAAGTTAGTTTTGATTATAACTGCGGAAAACAGTAACTAACATCATTAACGTGTTCGTTAAATGTTCATACTCTTTATTGCCTGCAAATAAAATCTAAATCGAGTACATCATTTGATGTTTTATTCCTTTAGTCATGAAACTGATAACTGCAAATGACATTTTGATACAACATTCATCTCGTCATGGTGATTGTTCCGAGGAACCTTTGGgacaaattttgaaaacaaagcGCGAAATAATTGTCGGCTTCCATTCAACTGGTTTGTTTTGAAGTTGCCCTCGTGCATAATTTAACTGGATGTAATGAGGAACGGAGGTTTCACCATCAGGTCTCATCTCTTCAACCGCACTGATGTGTACTCACCATAGGAAACTCTTGACATACAGGAAGCAATACTATGCTTCAATTGCCTAAGAGGAAGTTGTACAAATCCGTGAACACGGTGACACAGAGAGATAAAAATGAAGATGCATCAAGAGAGATCAAAGTTTGATCCCATATCTGTCTAGACGAATTTCCTCTCTGAGATGCAGGTGATAATTTACATGAAGAGTGACATCCACAATATCTTAggcattttatattatttcatattttaattctctatatttctttttaaaatatacattaataggtgatatcatatttcatatatactttattatttcattgtgTATCAACATCCTCATACATTGACTGTACAGTGAGTGAGATTTATTAGTAACGATGGAAAATAATCTTGCTGAAACTGCGATAAATGCAagacaaacaaatattttgctgCTGTTGATGTTTAAAGTTGTATATTTATACCATAAATTCATAGCCTTAACCCTAGAAGTTTTCAGGCATGCAGTACTAGAATGGTCATGCCTCTTGGTTTCAAAAGTGGGTTATGACTGCCCTTAGATATATTTATATGGCGTAAGAGGGCAGCATTTCTTCAACTCGACGGTAATTTTCTTATGAAACCTCTATTGTTGATccttttcaatacattttaatGTCAGGAGATATTAAAGGTTGAACACTGCATAAATTTATTGCAATGTACACGTAGATagaaaggtttaaaaaaaaacatccttcCAAGAAAACCACACAGGATGCTTAAACGAAGTCAGGAATTACTTACTAAATCGGACATGTGCCCCCTAATTCATTTAACCACCAAAATCCGTATTGCCTAACAAACGGGTTTAATTATGTTGGTAGTTTCATTTGGTAACTTCATTGAGAAATAAAATCTGTACATAATAAGACAATTCCCCTTTTTCACATAGACAAAAACAATGCTGCATTATCTCTCATGATCTACAAATTGTGTCTTGTTTGTCTCACTTATAGATCATTACTTTCCATATCACATTGTTTTCATCATAGCTATTCCAAAAAATCTAATTGGcattttgatatgtattttcagaaatcatttgatttgtgtaACCGTCCTCCTCGATATTTAGGATttctttttaccttttttaatgtGTACCTTTAATACAAAATGCTAAGAAATAATTCTTTTGGCATGTCGCTGAACTTCAATCTAATTTAATTGATGACATACTTGCTCCTCCTCCACCCAATCATGTTGATCTTGTTAGCTATATACAGACCGATGGAGATCGCCCCCAAATACATTGGAGTGCCCCAATCAACATTCTGACCAATTTCACACACCATGTAATCCCCTCGCTGCACAagacaaaatgtttttttttctctctccacTTGAATTTTCTGTAAAGACTTTCACTGAGTACATCAATAACTCAAGCCAGTCAAGTTGTGCATCATATTAGATCGTAATGATTATGTATTCGTATATCTTTATATGGATATAAGCTGCTTTTTTATGCATTACGTTGATgtcatcttttatttttgttgttgttgattattattattattatcatttttattattattattgttgaaatcattgatattttttgtttgttttttattatgttgATTCAATAAAACACATGAAAAAAGTTGTCTTATAAGAATCTTTGCTTGGAAAGGGAACTACTTAAAAAGGATAAGCAAACATGTATTTCTGCGTCTTTGCATGACATGAAAGCGAAAAAGGGGGATGTTCGGGAGATTAGTTAAACGTGCAATTTGTAAAGAACCTTGGGCGTAACATTGATCCAATTAGAATATGACTAAGATATGGGGGATTATGGAAATAAGATTTTCGACATGCATTCTTTGTGAGCTAACGTTATTAAACATTTCCGTATGTCATTTCCAAGGTCACCCTATTTAGCTCTCATTTGAGATTGAATACACTAACTATACTTATAACATATATATGTTTGATTTATCGATCATCAATAAACttaccttttattttcca carries:
- the LOC121423324 gene encoding frizzled-2-like; the protein is MGWLMRGNRHIAVEFSLTLMVVLFHFGAANAQQFDYNEGITHGRCEAITIPLCEDMPYNMTIMPNLLNHQHQEDAGLEVHQFYPLVKVQCSEDLKNFLCSMYAPVCTVLDSALPPCKSLCLSAKNGCESLMNKFGFSWPASLSCDQFPEAGLCFDRNRTDERITIPSTKPPNTTKSTEPSVTKNVPFTCPLQLTVDSDWDYTFMRAQNCGAPCNMYFHTPREQNFARYWVGCWAFVCAASSLFTVLTFLIDRSRFRYPERPIIFLSGCYFVISVVFIAGFFLEDKVACNRPYLPGGEPTLVQGAKQQWCTILFMLLYFFQMASCLWWVLLSLTWFLAAGLKWGHEAIERNSQYFHFAAWSIPAGKTIGVLATGQVDGDPLSGVCYTGIRDMNALRGFILAPLFVYLIIGSFFLCAGFIALFRIRTFMKSDGNKTDKLEKLMIRIGIFSLLYTVPATIVIGCYIYEQANRELWEVFWKLGNCHRLSFACPQLQDLPKWFPVEFVQSLNLPGPDYLVFIVKYLMMLIVGITSSVWVWSGKTMRSWSQFYAKLCNFSSHPKGAPANV